The genomic interval TTAAGAACTCGCATTATAGTACGATAGTACCGCGAGTAAACGTAGGCTTCGCAGGGCCGTCGGGGCATGTAGCCTATTATGTGTCCCGTTCGAACGAGCCGCACCAACGTGCTCGCCCTGCAAGATCAATGTCCGCTAGTCCTTTTCGAGTGTGTAAGTAGCCGGGTCCCAATTCGGGTCATTGTAAATCGCATAGCGGAACCAATTCTGGGATAGAGCAAATGGGCTTCCACTGTACAGCCCGTCTGCGGTGATGATTTCGCTGCCGGGATTCATGGCTGGCCAGAAAAGCTTGCCGTCCGTGTAGTTGGTTGGGCTGAAGATCTTTCTCACGATCTCGACTTGTGCGCCAGTGAGGCATTTGGAGTCGCCGCTGTCTGGCTTGCACAGGAGAGTTCCAGGTTCGAAGTGACAGAGGGTGGGGTCCTCTATAATGCCGTCTTGGACACCATCGATAGTGTCGCACTGCTTAAGCACTTCATCATGGATCGTCGTCCTCCAGGTGGCCGGAGCAATGAAATCCTTGGAGCCAACAGAACCAGTCAGAGGGTAGAAGCTGGCTCGCCAGGAGTAGAGGTTGTTGAAGTCCACTGCCGGTGCACCTGCGACGATACCATCGAAGTCTTCGGGAAACATGTCCGCGGCTTGCACGCCTTGCCGTCCTCCAAGAGAACAACCTAAGAAGTATGACCCCGTCATCTTCTCCTTGTAGAGAGACTTGAGAAGACTCTTCCCAGCGAGAACGCCCGTGTGAATCCTGGTAGGCATGTCAGTCGGTTTGTAGATTGGAAAGTCGAAGCTGGGATAACTCACGCTCTGTACGAAAAGTCAATGACAACATCATCATTGTTGAGGAACTGTACACCGGTCGTTCCAGCATGCCCGTTATTCGTGCCAACAGCAGCAAAGCCATGAGCAGTAGCATACGCAAGGTCCTCAGTGTGAACGCCTATCGCATTTCTCATTGTTAGTACGTGCTCAGCTTAAACGCCACTACTCCATGTCAGTGTCCCAGACTCAACTACTTACACCCATCGAGCCCTCCACCAGCGACCGCTACCATGCGCCCATTCCATTTCTCGGGTAGCCACACTTCAGCGACAATCTGTGATCTACTAGAAGTTGTAATATTCATGGCGACACGACAAAGGTTAGTGCGGACCACCTGGCTTCCGCGACCGCATGATGGATCTTGTTCTGGAAAAGTGAGGTTGGCGCCGGTCTCCACATAACTGATCTCCTGAGCAGTCGAGTTGACCACTGTAGTCTGAGGAGTAAGAGCCAGGCAGTCACTCCGAAAAGTCGCTTTCGAAGGCGTAGCCAACGCCAGCAAAACGGCAAGGACTAGAGAAACTGCCGCGAACATCTTTAACAAAGCGAATCCCGACAGGCTGGGTATCTGTCCCGGAGCCATCAATGGGCTCCCGATCTCATCTTATGTTTTCTGGTTGGGGGGACACGGCAGACAGGGAAACCAAACAGACTGTTACCCCGCATACATGTAGTGATAAATATCGCCCCCGGGCCTCTCTAGTCCACATGTAGCTTACACGACCCCGGTGATACAAGGATCAGCCAGGGCTTTGTCTGTGATGTAACAACAATAAGATTAGCGCTTGGCTAGCTTGGATACCTTACTTTGCGGGAAGGATGAATCCGAAGctctgtactccgtactgaaATTCTTTTGCTCTCGAATCTCCGATAGCAGATTCCGTTGAAAATGTGCAGACTGCAAAAGCAGCGTGGTTTGATGTCTGCTTTAGAAGTTTTGGCCGATATGATTGTCAAGTCACGTTGCTATTCGACTGGTCGATAACAGCAAACACCCCAAGTCACAATTCGTCAAGGACCATTGCCGGTGATCTCTCCGCAGTCCCTGATGAGTGGAGTCCGATCCTGCCGTTCTTGCCGGCCCCGCCCCGACAACCAGGCTCGGCAACTGGTATTCGGTCATAAATATTCCGGCGTATCAAATGCCGAGTGGTCTTAAATCAAGATGGCGCTTGAGGTAGGCAAGTGATGGAATTTGGATTCGGAAATCCTACGGCGCGTTCCTCAGTCACCAAAAGCCCCATTCGCCTCGTTCCGTACACCCTCCAGGTTTCGGTACCTCTGTGGCCGGCCTTCTTATGGGCTTGGTCCTGATGGGAAGATTGCTGCGACCAGATGTCTAGCAGTGGATCATAAATCTACCTCATAGCACAGCTGCGACTTGTCCGTGCTGATTGGCAGCCCCAAGCAACTTTTCGACAGCTTTATCTATCTCGTAATGGTACATCCAAGTACTCTTACTCTCAGCTGCCCTTCGCACTCGCTCTTCAATCTCCTCATTGACGGGAAGATTCTCCGAAAGCAGTGTAGTGTTCATCGCACCAAAATCATCAAGAACCTTGTACAAGTCGCGATAATGGGGTGACCTGATCTGATCATACAACTCTAGAGCTGCAGACAAGTCCCCACCGTTGTTCCAGTGCCAGTCAACGCTTTGCGTCAAGGCATAGACATCCTCCAAAGCAAATCCGGCTCCAGCGCCAAAGGCGCCCGATAGAGGGTGAGATGCGTCTCCAATCAAGGCAATAGCCTCCTCGTGGACGACGCTTTCCAGTCGCGGCCCCGAGAAAAGTGCAAATTCCTGTGTCTCGCCCTGAGCAGCAAGTTGGATGACTTTGCGGACAGGCTCGCAAAATTCGTCGTACTCTGAGGCGATGGTGGAAAAGTCAAAAGGCCGACCCCAGCTCACGTGTTCCTGACCTTCAATCGGCCGGCGGATGCGTGCAGTGACCTCGAAGTCATCTCCGCCAAGAGGACACGTAAACACGTACTTTCCACCAGTGTTCTGCCAGAATACGGGAGACTTTGGGATACCCTCGATCTTCTCGGCTGTAGGCTTGTGAATGATGGTCCGATAGGCAGATTGGCCATTGTACTTAATCTTGTGCTCAGGAAAAGCGTAGGATCTCACAAACTTCGTGTTATTAGTTTCTGTTGTCTCTCCAGTGGTATCGTGACGGGGTTGAGCCTTACCGAACGAATGCCATCTGCTCCAACTAGTAGGTCAACTTCATCGCTGAAGCCATCTTCAAAACGGATTGCAATTCTACCAGTCGACAACTTCGTGATATCGACGAGCTTTTTAGAAGTTTTGATTCGATTTTGGTCAACTTCTTTGAGCAAAGCAGCCTGCAATTTAGCTCGAACCATGCGGCAGCTTACTTGCTGCGGCGGAGTATCTTTGGGATGATGGTGTTGTTCCAGAAGCTTTCCGGTTCTTCCGTTCCTGTGGGGGAGAGTCGGTATTAGTAAGTCTCATGATCTTCCCTATTTACAACACAAAATGTCGCCTACCTTGACTGTCCGCTGGTTCCATCAGGAGATCTGAAGAAATCCAAAGGATCAATGTTTCTGGCTGCCCCGTTCAACTCCAAGAGCCTCCAGGTATGTCTTTGTAGGCTAATACCGCCGCCAGTTTCACTGATTTGCGACTTCTTTTCGTAAAGAGACCAGTCAACATAGTTCAACTTTCCGAACTCAATCGCGGCACCCAACCCTCCGGGCCCGCCACCAATGATGGCAACTTTCAGAGGACTTGGCCCGCTATGATTCTTGACAGCCATCGTGATAATAAATTGGTGGGAGCGTATGTTGACAAAGGAGCCGACCGGTTGTGTTGATGAATGATTTTGTTACTAGATGACTTGGCAATCTTCCATCGGAAGCTCTGAGATAGCGATATGGATTGCGCGGCATTTTATGGTTCGGAGTCAAGGTATGCATCGCCCAATCGTTGGAGTTCATCAGGCCATCTTGATGTATGGCGCCATCCAAGGAACAGATTGGCAATCCCGGCCCGCGCCGATAACGAACATCACACCCGCGCGCAAGTTACTAATTGATACAAGTGGATCACCTTCACACAAACAACAAGATGCATGAGTGAATATAGCCCTATCTGTTGTTCAAGTGAGCCAAGATTCGATTCCAAGTTGCATTCAAGAGTGTCTTGGCAAAGGCTTGTTGATTTTTTAAAGCATCGCGCAATTTCATTTCTGGTAggattacttagttaaagtcCAGGACAAGAAAAGCTCCTGGCGATCAGAAAAACCGTGCAGTATGATTAACTCGAATGAACACAATTCTTCCTTAATCGACGCTTAGGTCATCAACTCATCAAGGAAGTGGTTTAGTTATTGACAACCTCGGGTGAGCCTGAAAACAGAGTCTTCATCGGCGATCTCGAGGAAAAAGTCAATTCTTATCCTTACAAAAAGTCCAAGTGCCCCATGATATAGGTAGGGAAACACACAATCTAGTTGTCTGTGTTCTTAGTTGAGAGAAGAGACCAAGTATAACAGTCTTCTAGTTGCAAATGCTCCTTCAGGCGATCTGCCGAAAATGAGGATATAGGCCCAGCTAGCCTCACAGAATGAGCATTGAAGAGACAACGAACAAAAGAGTAAGAGACTACCAGGAAATTGAACACATATGTAAGTGGGTACGCCAGGTgcgtacttagtaactacCAGACTCCATTCCCCTCGAATCACAATGCTTCCACGTCAGCAAAAAGCTTAGTACTGCTTGCTGCGCAATAAATGGGATAATCCAGCTACCCTCAAATACAAATCTTTGTTGCTTGCTATCTATTCTACGGTTGAGTTTAAGAAAACACCCCTCACTCCTCGTCTTGAGGATACAACGTCCCACCCTGTCGTCGGATTTCGTCCATCATCTCCATGACACGGATAGTCTCTGCCCAAGGCATCACGTCACTCTCCAACTTCCCGGCCAGCACATCCAACGCAGCGTTGTCGGCTTCCCAGTAATACCCTCGTCCGACTGGCTTGTATTCAAATGTCTTGATTGCGTTCCTTTCGATGATGCCCTTGACCTGGTCTCTCAAGAATGTGGAGTACAAAGTGAAAGAGTCTGGGTCAGATGGGACGGTGCCATGTACCTCAATCGTGCCTTTGGTTCCTTGAATGCGTGCCAACACATCTGGGTTTCCAGTTGCCATTGTCGTTGAAGTGACAACACCCTGTCTACCCGTAGAGGGATAGTGGAGGATGACACTGGTAGTCACCTCAACAGAACCATCGTGCGACTGTGAAGCTAGGATCTTGGGCTTCTCAGAAGAACCAGGAGTTCCTGCGTCCAAGCCTAGGATAGCCCACGTCAGAGTGTAGATCCCCAAATCTAATAGCGACCCTGCACCAAGGTGAGGTTGCTTATAACGCGAGCTGTCTGGGAGGTTCGGGATGTCTAGCCCGAGACCGAACTCAGAGTAGACGCGGAAAACTTCGCCAATGACCTTGTCTTTGTGAAGCATGCGTTGCAGATCTTGGACCAGAGGTCGGTGGCGGAGCCACATGGCTTCAGCAACGTAGACTCCCTTTGCCTTGGCACGCGCAAAGACCTCCTTTGCCTCACGAGTGTTTATCGTGAAAGCCTTCTCGCAAAGAATGGGTTTGCCTGCTTCGATGGCATCCAGGCAGTTTTGCTTGTGGAAAGCGTGCGGGGTGCCAATGTAGACGATATCCACATTGGGGTCGGCATAAACTTCCCCGTACGATCCATAAATAGCCGGTTGACTATTCGGGCAATATTGCTTC from Colletotrichum lupini chromosome 2, complete sequence carries:
- a CDS encoding feruloyl esterase B → MEPADSQGTEEPESFWNNTIIPKILRRSKSYAFPEHKIKYNGQSAYRTIIHKPTAEKIEGIPKSPVFWQNTGGKYVFTCPLGGDDFEVTARIRRPIEGQEHVSWGRPFDFSTIASEYDEFCEPVRKVIQLAAQGETQEFALFSGPRLESVVHEEAIALIGDASHPLSGAFGAGAGFALEDVYALTQSVDWHWNNGGDLSAALELYDQIRSPHYRDLYKVLDDFGAMNTTLLSENLPVNEEIEERVRRAAENIWSQQSSHQDQAHKKAGHRGTETWRVYGTRRMGLLVTEERATKPWLILVSPGSLVNSTAQEISYVETGANLTFPEQDPSCGRGSQVVRTNLCRVAMNITTSSRSQIVAEVWLPEKWNGRMVAVAGGGLDGCVHTEDLAYATAHGFAAVGTNNGHAGTTGVQFLNNDDVVIDFSYRAIHTGVLAGKSLLKSLYKEKMTGSYFLGCSLGGRQGVQAADMFPEDFDGIVAGAPAVDFNNLYSWRASFYPLTGSVGSKDFIAPATWRTTIHDEVLKQCDTIDGVQDGIIEDPTLCHFEPGTLLCKPDSGDSKCLTGAQVEIVRKIFSPTNYTDGKLFWPAMNPGSEIITADGLYSGSPFALSQNWFRYAIYNDPNWDPATYTLEKD
- a CDS encoding dimeric dihydrodiol dehydrogenase; the protein is MADATWKNVLGLAIPFGTLDTAAPIQVSSSAKHTFEMSELTAIRWGIVATGMISSWFVEDLLVSRSDAKVKHIVQAIGSSSVQKGQDFSKQYCPNSQPAIYGSYGEVYADPNVDIVYIGTPHAFHKQNCLDAIEAGKPILCEKAFTINTREAKEVFARAKAKGVYVAEAMWLRHRPLVQDLQRMLHKDKVIGEVFRVYSEFGLGLDIPNLPDSSRYKQPHLGAGSLLDLGIYTLTWAILGLDAGTPGSSEKPKILASQSHDGSVEVTTSVILHYPSTGRQGVVTSTTMATGNPDVLARIQGTKGTIEVHGTVPSDPDSFTLYSTFLRDQVKGIIERNAIKTFEYKPVGRGYYWEADNAALDVLAGKLESDVMPWAETIRVMEMMDEIRRQGGTLYPQDEELAGPISSFSADRLKEHLQLEDCYTWSLLSTKNTDN